A single window of Paenibacillus sp. FSL H8-0537 DNA harbors:
- a CDS encoding SDR family oxidoreductase: MGVRSLTSVREREWGPDNINVNIVNPGEPYEDIAPVVVFLTSDDSRHITGQTFNVDGGASIHA; encoded by the coding sequence ATGGGGGTAAGATCATTAACTTCGGTTCGGGAGCGGGAGTGGGGACCTGACAATATTAACGTGAACATCGTGAATCCCGGCGAGCCTTACGAAGACATCGCGCCGGTCGTTGTTTTCCTGACAAGCGATGATTCGAGGCACATAACCGGACAAACCTTTAATGTCGACGGCGGCGCTTCGATTCACGCCTAA
- a CDS encoding family 1 glycosylhydrolase — translation MEWARIEPEEGHFDEAAVEHYRDVLEACKEYNLTPIVTLHHFTSPQWLIRKGGWESGETPTRFARYCEYVMSKLGDAIPYVCTINEANIAIGIKKIMESYQSGAKAQVGINTDMTRNQSYYSELGKAFGVSPLEIHTFLAPRSDRGMEIVFRAHAEAREAIRQVCPAARIGLSLSLHDFQAVPGGEEHVANEWEEEFLQFLPYLEGDDYFGLQNFTRSVFGPDGLLPAPEGAEMTQMGYEFYPQGLESVIRYAYDHLNKPIIVTENGVGTDDDERRVAFIDRALEGVHACIAEGIPVLGYMHWSLLDNFEWQLGFSKRFGLIEVDQSTQKRLPKRSAYHFGSIARNQSI, via the coding sequence ATTGAATGGGCCAGAATCGAACCAGAGGAAGGCCACTTCGATGAAGCAGCCGTAGAGCATTACCGGGATGTGCTGGAAGCATGCAAAGAATATAACTTGACCCCGATCGTGACCCTTCACCATTTTACATCGCCGCAATGGCTTATTCGTAAAGGAGGATGGGAGTCCGGGGAGACGCCTACGCGATTCGCCCGGTATTGCGAGTATGTCATGTCAAAGCTCGGGGATGCCATTCCATATGTATGCACGATCAATGAAGCGAACATCGCGATCGGAATAAAGAAAATAATGGAATCGTATCAGTCGGGGGCGAAAGCCCAAGTCGGAATCAATACGGATATGACGAGAAATCAAAGCTATTATAGCGAACTCGGCAAAGCTTTTGGCGTATCTCCTCTCGAAATACACACGTTTCTGGCGCCGCGTTCCGATCGCGGCATGGAAATCGTTTTTCGCGCGCATGCAGAGGCAAGAGAGGCTATCCGCCAAGTGTGTCCGGCAGCGCGAATCGGGCTGAGCCTATCGCTGCATGATTTCCAAGCCGTCCCTGGCGGAGAGGAGCATGTCGCGAACGAATGGGAGGAGGAGTTCCTTCAATTCCTACCGTATCTTGAGGGAGATGATTACTTCGGCCTGCAAAATTTTACGCGTTCGGTATTTGGGCCCGATGGCCTTCTGCCTGCCCCTGAAGGCGCTGAAATGACGCAAATGGGCTACGAATTTTATCCGCAAGGCTTGGAGTCGGTCATTCGTTACGCCTACGACCATTTGAACAAACCAATCATCGTGACGGAGAACGGCGTAGGAACGGACGATGACGAGCGTCGCGTTGCCTTCATCGATCGGGCTCTGGAAGGCGTACATGCCTGCATCGCCGAAGGAATACCCGTGCTGGGCTACATGCACTGGTCCTTGCTGGATAACTTTGAATGGCAGCTCGGGTTTTCCAAGCGATTCGGCTTGATCGAGGTGGATCAATCCACGCAGAAGCGGCTGCCGAAAAGAAGCGCCTATCATTTCGGAAGCATCGCGAGAAACCAATCGATTTAA
- a CDS encoding serine hydrolase domain-containing protein, which yields MVSIKIQLYKQLEDILVSSVDNKNIFGTVLRIESGNKQLIWTGAAGDMSPGNPFFIASTTKLYVTAAILKLRELGKIQLTDKISCYLDLELLAGIHHYQGTEYSYDITIGQLMAHTSGLPDYFGQERQGRKSLKAELLAGHDHAWSFETVMEDVKQMKPHFPPGKKGKALYSDTNYQLLGKIIENVMNNHLEDVFKSFIYEPLALSKTYLYRNNHDQTPKPLYYKKSSLHIPEAMASFGPDGGIVSTADELMRFLRAFFEGELFPKPCLSELYVWNKIFFPLQYGIGIAKFKLPRFFSPLRSMPELIGHSGLSGAFAYYCPERDLYLSGTVNQISNPSLSYRLMLRVLQAM from the coding sequence ATGGTTTCAATAAAAATACAATTGTACAAGCAGCTTGAGGACATTCTTGTCTCTTCTGTAGATAATAAAAACATATTTGGGACGGTTCTTAGAATAGAATCAGGAAATAAACAGTTGATATGGACAGGAGCGGCTGGCGATATGAGTCCAGGCAATCCGTTTTTTATCGCGAGCACAACTAAGCTTTATGTAACGGCAGCCATATTAAAGCTGAGAGAACTGGGGAAAATCCAGCTGACGGACAAAATAAGCTGTTACCTAGACTTGGAGCTTCTTGCGGGAATCCATCACTACCAAGGAACCGAATATTCTTACGACATTACGATTGGACAATTAATGGCCCATACTTCGGGGCTGCCCGATTACTTTGGGCAGGAAAGACAAGGCCGTAAGAGTCTAAAGGCTGAGCTCCTTGCTGGACATGATCATGCATGGTCATTCGAAACGGTGATGGAGGACGTAAAGCAAATGAAGCCACACTTCCCGCCTGGTAAGAAAGGCAAGGCATTATATTCCGATACCAACTATCAATTGCTTGGCAAAATTATCGAGAACGTAATGAATAACCATTTAGAAGATGTTTTCAAGTCGTTCATTTATGAGCCCTTAGCTTTATCTAAAACCTACCTCTATAGAAACAACCATGATCAAACTCCCAAGCCACTTTACTATAAAAAATCCTCCTTGCATATACCAGAGGCCATGGCATCCTTCGGCCCAGATGGGGGAATTGTCTCTACTGCAGATGAGCTGATGCGGTTTCTGAGGGCTTTTTTTGAAGGTGAATTATTTCCTAAACCATGTTTGAGTGAGCTATATGTTTGGAATAAAATCTTTTTTCCGTTACAGTACGGCATTGGAATCGCGAAATTTAAGCTTCCTAGGTTTTTCTCACCGCTGCGATCAATGCCAGAGTTAATCGGACATTCCGGTTTATCGGGGGCTTTTGCGTATTATTGTCCAGAGAGGGATTTGTATTTGTCAGGCACGGTCAATCAGATTTCCAATCCGAGCTTGTCCTATAGGCTGATGCTTCGAGTATTACAAGCCATGTAA
- a CDS encoding SDR family oxidoreductase, with product MITGASGGLSKFISICFAEEGAMLALCDINEECLNETAKMCESKGAAVVATTCDVSSLDQVQSFISSAGEKFGGIDILINLAIAIKPPHSILEHDLETLDVSYRT from the coding sequence GTGATTACAGGAGCCAGCGGTGGGCTCAGCAAGTTTATTTCCATTTGTTTCGCGGAAGAAGGCGCAATGCTGGCCTTATGCGATATTAATGAAGAATGTTTAAACGAAACGGCGAAAATGTGCGAGAGCAAAGGAGCTGCTGTTGTCGCGACGACATGTGATGTCTCTAGTCTGGATCAAGTCCAGTCCTTTATCTCCTCGGCAGGAGAAAAATTCGGCGGGATCGACATCTTGATTAATTTGGCCATCGCGATCAAACCGCCGCACTCGATCCTCGAGCATGATTTGGAAACATTGGATGTCAGTTACCGTACGTGA
- a CDS encoding pentapeptide repeat-containing protein: protein MSSTMMTFIGKWIFSDTAGSTSISLDGSTSQLVAVQASAVSPDQRFNAYGDIGTGFWLQANNGKYVVYAGSSYAATEDRSGAPARFILVSSGDAVLLVEQVSGTQYDVNMSGGTISRVAVDNPPATALFHQQSITPGLVQIQQASVIHSADLSWAYLAKADLSQIDFSGSNLSGANLDSCNLFEATFQGPDTIITNSSFASASMSYAILDKCTALNVDFSNATMKFVSLSDASLAGCDFTSANLSSASVDGVDLTGACLASANLYGTVLIHSNLTKADLTGANLLLANLDSIQIPGATLTNSTLNNQDLTTAIIDSQTNFTGAIMQKVRLNNCSLKNVTFTHADLTGALLDGSNLIGADLSFATLTNASLQNGVALFSASLSNATLTGANLTGAQLGAKQEAFTLSTSLISDLNGGAVTSAISQAFQNAGYPLSNAATITVRIPSQNWVITDNNTVYTITNGGAVLNVWLYVSSNDAAVLAGAYMPNAIFTDANLYAVNMSGVNWYGNSAKADNADLEEADLANANLGSMDFSQARMYGCNLDSANLIGTTMNGTYLTPSINKKQASLAFANIQGAIFQQAQLQNAVLTNAAVSLNEGPFFTLPSSYAVDLDNQTISAALRSQFQSNHYPLDPAATVTAVTLGSNWTIKNASNPIYPIYSIIKIDAQLYVSGGPIGVHLFNLPQSMSKELDLKNLASDIQNAFSSAGYPLVSTASIDQVIIPGSKWHLSNISTGTSQLQQGYVEFYIIANADQTLHVYGSVLMVIRSDDTHTMEQVRIVLAATQMTQDVMDGTTTCPNGQKLKQYLNQQPPQHITWEQMMTAAAPPKPPACVPDPFHWC, encoded by the coding sequence ATGTCCTCGACCATGATGACATTTATCGGAAAATGGATATTCAGCGATACAGCTGGAAGCACATCTATTAGCCTGGATGGCTCTACCTCTCAACTGGTGGCTGTCCAGGCTTCCGCCGTCTCTCCTGACCAGCGCTTCAACGCTTATGGAGATATCGGCACCGGATTTTGGCTCCAGGCCAATAATGGCAAATATGTTGTCTATGCTGGAAGCAGCTATGCGGCAACAGAGGATCGGAGCGGGGCTCCTGCACGGTTTATATTAGTTTCAAGCGGCGATGCTGTCTTGCTAGTCGAGCAAGTATCGGGCACACAGTATGACGTCAATATGAGCGGAGGCACGATTAGCAGAGTAGCGGTCGACAATCCGCCAGCGACGGCTTTATTCCATCAGCAGTCAATCACACCGGGGCTGGTGCAAATTCAGCAGGCCTCGGTTATACATTCGGCCGATTTGTCATGGGCGTATTTAGCTAAAGCTGACCTCAGCCAAATTGATTTTTCCGGCTCCAATCTTAGCGGTGCAAATTTAGACTCCTGCAACTTGTTTGAAGCGACATTCCAAGGACCAGATACGATTATTACGAATTCGAGCTTTGCGAGCGCGTCAATGAGCTACGCCATTCTGGATAAGTGTACGGCTTTGAACGTCGATTTCAGCAACGCCACTATGAAATTTGTGTCGCTTTCCGATGCGAGCCTAGCTGGCTGTGATTTTACATCTGCCAACCTGTCTAGTGCTTCTGTAGACGGTGTTGACCTGACAGGGGCATGCTTGGCAAGTGCAAACCTTTATGGTACGGTGCTCATTCATTCTAATCTGACGAAAGCCGACCTGACCGGTGCCAATCTGCTGCTGGCGAATCTGGACAGCATTCAAATTCCCGGTGCTACGTTGACGAATTCGACACTAAACAACCAGGATTTGACGACAGCGATCATCGATTCCCAAACGAACTTTACGGGGGCTATCATGCAAAAGGTTCGCCTCAACAATTGTTCTTTAAAGAACGTAACCTTCACGCATGCGGATTTGACGGGTGCGCTGCTGGATGGCAGCAATCTAATTGGCGCTGATCTCAGCTTCGCGACACTGACCAATGCTTCCCTGCAAAATGGAGTCGCCCTGTTCAGCGCTTCCTTATCCAATGCGACGCTGACTGGCGCAAACTTGACGGGTGCGCAGCTTGGAGCCAAGCAGGAAGCGTTTACGCTAAGCACCTCGCTCATCTCCGATTTGAACGGCGGCGCTGTCACATCTGCGATCAGTCAGGCTTTTCAGAATGCAGGGTATCCGCTTTCGAACGCCGCGACCATCACGGTCCGCATTCCGAGCCAGAACTGGGTCATCACCGATAACAATACGGTATATACCATTACGAACGGCGGAGCTGTGCTGAACGTATGGCTGTATGTATCAAGCAATGATGCTGCCGTTCTAGCGGGTGCCTATATGCCTAATGCCATTTTTACCGATGCGAACCTGTATGCGGTCAATATGTCGGGCGTCAATTGGTACGGAAACTCGGCAAAAGCGGATAACGCCGATCTGGAGGAAGCCGATCTCGCCAATGCCAATCTCGGCAGCATGGATTTCTCGCAGGCCCGGATGTACGGCTGCAATCTGGATTCAGCCAATCTAATTGGAACGACGATGAACGGCACGTATTTGACGCCATCGATTAACAAGAAGCAGGCTTCGCTGGCTTTTGCCAATATTCAAGGGGCAATCTTCCAGCAGGCACAGCTGCAGAATGCAGTATTAACGAATGCAGCGGTATCGCTAAACGAAGGCCCGTTCTTTACGCTGCCGTCATCGTATGCGGTCGATCTAGACAACCAGACGATATCTGCTGCGCTGCGCAGCCAGTTCCAAAGCAACCATTATCCGCTGGATCCGGCGGCGACTGTAACAGCTGTAACACTGGGCAGCAACTGGACGATTAAAAATGCTTCAAATCCGATTTATCCGATCTATTCAATTATCAAAATAGACGCGCAGTTATACGTATCCGGCGGTCCGATTGGTGTTCATTTGTTTAATTTGCCACAGTCCATGAGCAAAGAGCTTGATTTGAAAAATCTAGCCTCTGACATTCAGAACGCTTTCAGCAGCGCGGGATATCCGCTCGTCTCCACTGCAAGCATCGACCAAGTCATCATCCCGGGCAGCAAATGGCATTTGAGCAATATCAGCACGGGTACTTCTCAATTACAGCAGGGCTATGTGGAATTTTATATTATTGCAAACGCTGATCAAACGCTGCATGTATACGGATCGGTGCTGATGGTGATTCGTTCTGATGACACCCATACGATGGAACAGGTTCGAATCGTGCTCGCTGCGACACAGATGACTCAGGATGTTATGGACGGTACGACGACATGTCCTAATGGGCAAAAGCTGAAGCAGTATTTGAACCAGCAGCCTCCACAGCACATTACATGGGAGCAGATGATGACGGCTGCTGCGCCGCCTAAGCCGCCCGCATGTGTGCCAGACCCGTTTCATTGGTGCTGA
- a CDS encoding AraC family transcriptional regulator encodes MNVLIVDDEISAIEAVQNGIQWDKLEIRNIYTATNVKDAIRRLGDYPIDILLSDIEMPMGSGLELLKWTNEHVPNVKCIFMTCHADFHFLQEAMRLGSLDYILKPLDYSKVEHVLSNTIEKIHTESILKENSNSWIQNKKTVVKQFWKDFFLGEISPNRDSLTNYFRQKRLDFDLEKGYLPILIVTKKWTEEFSKVDQKLLQYALRNIADELVVIHETEKDMISFSDTSVLVMLRMNPGLDVKHLYKRIEECCRLLIDAAEKYIKEIVCCYVGLKQTIYDMPAIIESLQEGDFNNVIYESNVFFLHQWTFHKAELDYSDNSTAKWREWLKQGRYDQVLIEISARLTTQEQKITINRDFLTKFSRDFYYLIFAFASDRHVFINELFGDERSFKLLERASESLDDLFVWVNHAMDLMRNFDKTNANRDNPVERTKTYIQLHLSEEVSMEQIANHVHLNADYLTRIFKKEVGVSISRYLINKKMEMSKDLLIHTDKSIGEVAMLVGYYNYSSFNRIFTKETGISPQEFKNNYKSNV; translated from the coding sequence ATGAATGTGCTGATTGTTGATGATGAAATAAGCGCGATCGAAGCGGTGCAAAATGGAATACAATGGGACAAGCTGGAGATCCGGAACATCTATACGGCAACGAATGTAAAGGATGCGATTCGCAGGCTAGGCGACTATCCGATCGACATTCTGCTTAGCGATATCGAAATGCCGATGGGCTCGGGGCTCGAGTTGTTAAAATGGACCAACGAGCATGTTCCAAACGTGAAGTGCATCTTTATGACTTGCCATGCGGATTTCCACTTTCTACAGGAAGCCATGCGATTAGGTAGTCTCGATTATATCTTGAAACCGTTAGACTACTCCAAAGTAGAGCATGTACTCTCGAATACCATAGAGAAAATCCATACAGAGAGCATCTTGAAAGAGAATAGCAACTCTTGGATTCAGAATAAGAAAACGGTGGTCAAGCAGTTCTGGAAAGATTTTTTTCTTGGAGAAATATCGCCGAACAGGGATAGTCTCACCAACTACTTCCGTCAGAAACGACTGGATTTCGATCTCGAGAAGGGATACCTTCCCATCTTGATCGTGACAAAGAAATGGACGGAGGAATTTAGTAAAGTCGATCAAAAATTATTGCAATATGCGCTCAGAAACATAGCGGATGAGCTTGTCGTTATTCACGAAACCGAGAAGGATATGATCTCTTTCTCGGACACGTCTGTACTAGTTATGCTCCGAATGAACCCAGGTTTGGATGTAAAGCATTTATATAAGAGAATCGAGGAATGCTGTCGTCTATTAATCGATGCCGCAGAAAAGTATATCAAGGAAATCGTCTGCTGCTATGTGGGTCTCAAACAGACTATTTACGACATGCCAGCGATCATTGAATCGCTTCAAGAGGGTGATTTCAATAATGTCATTTATGAATCCAATGTATTTTTTCTTCATCAATGGACCTTTCACAAAGCGGAGCTCGACTATTCGGACAATTCAACAGCCAAGTGGAGGGAATGGTTAAAACAAGGAAGGTATGACCAGGTACTGATCGAAATTTCTGCGCGGCTGACCACGCAGGAACAGAAGATCACGATAAACCGTGATTTTCTAACGAAATTCTCGAGAGATTTTTATTATTTGATTTTTGCTTTTGCCAGCGATCGTCATGTATTTATTAACGAACTGTTTGGCGACGAGCGTTCCTTTAAGTTGTTGGAAAGAGCTTCGGAATCTTTGGACGATCTGTTTGTTTGGGTGAATCACGCCATGGATTTAATGCGGAATTTCGATAAAACGAACGCGAATCGCGATAATCCGGTTGAGAGGACGAAGACTTACATCCAACTTCATTTGTCCGAAGAAGTTTCGATGGAGCAAATTGCCAATCATGTTCATCTAAATGCGGATTATTTAACAAGGATCTTTAAAAAGGAGGTTGGCGTATCAATCAGCAGATACTTGATCAATAAAAAAATGGAAATGTCGAAGGATCTGCTTATTCATACGGATAAAAGCATCGGGGAAGTTGCCATGTTGGTCGGATATTATAACTACTCCAGTTTTAATCGTATTTTCACCAAAGAGACCGGAATATCGCCTCAGGAATTCAAAAATAATTATAAGAGCAACGTGTGA
- a CDS encoding histidine kinase: protein MKQLLHKDVYNSIFFKILAIFAILIPVIGIFIYNNYQSRDTLVNQVQDTHKNLLESYWLQIDNQLNNAATFAINTALFQNDPQLALSSKESESVLAKQRISLTLSEQIVNIGNIIDTLFVFTDDDFIPAHKISLETAERSAVKSYVIEMAPELETNGMKSRWNIAKINNHFSMVYISTGDNGVVTGFYVNLDRLISHYTPNDSQISLLLLRTQEATTVRSEHSESGVVITVSSRAAPISFVEIIPFDTILKSLPFMQKYTLIVSIMVLLLLPFTYFLLRTIVVQPIQKLNNAMKHIQRGELQFRISPYRVSNEIAVVNQTFNQMMDEVQELKISVYEEEIKAQKSRLRNLQMQIQPHFIINSLNMVYNLLENNDPQTAKKMIVHSVDFYRYMVKVDIDLVPLYEEIRHVNTYLQIQSIRYKNKFTYSIETSPLIADMLVPPMLIQNFVENSIKYAIQADKNIHISVNVESFEVDFYPYAKIIISDTGYGYPDHQLERLNQGRVIIDQNGEHIGIRNSVQRLSLLFEGKAKWRFFNQNGAVSELIVPAQFTEQVDSFQLDEE from the coding sequence ATGAAACAATTGCTGCATAAGGATGTTTACAATTCGATTTTTTTTAAAATCCTCGCTATTTTTGCTATTTTAATTCCAGTAATCGGAATTTTTATCTACAACAATTACCAATCCCGCGACACGCTTGTTAATCAAGTTCAGGATACGCACAAGAACTTGCTGGAGTCCTATTGGTTGCAAATCGACAATCAGCTTAACAATGCGGCCACCTTCGCTATCAATACCGCCTTGTTCCAGAACGACCCTCAACTTGCTCTAAGCAGCAAGGAATCAGAATCCGTGTTAGCCAAACAAAGAATTTCTTTGACCCTGTCAGAACAAATCGTCAATATCGGCAATATTATCGATACGCTCTTCGTCTTTACCGACGATGATTTTATACCTGCACACAAAATAAGTCTGGAAACTGCGGAACGAAGCGCCGTTAAATCCTACGTCATAGAAATGGCTCCGGAGCTCGAAACGAACGGTATGAAATCGCGGTGGAATATCGCAAAGATTAATAACCATTTCAGCATGGTGTATATAAGTACTGGCGACAATGGCGTAGTAACCGGTTTTTACGTGAATTTGGACAGGCTGATAAGCCATTATACCCCAAACGACAGCCAGATTTCCTTATTATTATTGCGAACTCAGGAAGCAACAACGGTTCGTTCCGAGCATTCGGAAAGCGGCGTTGTCATTACAGTATCGTCTCGAGCTGCGCCCATCTCTTTTGTTGAGATCATCCCTTTCGATACCATCTTGAAGTCTTTGCCATTCATGCAGAAATATACGTTGATCGTATCGATTATGGTTTTATTGCTTCTGCCCTTCACGTACTTTTTATTGAGAACCATCGTGGTACAACCCATTCAAAAGCTGAATAATGCGATGAAACATATCCAGCGAGGCGAGCTTCAATTCCGTATTTCTCCCTATCGCGTGTCGAACGAGATTGCCGTCGTCAACCAAACCTTTAACCAGATGATGGATGAGGTTCAGGAATTGAAAATAAGCGTTTATGAAGAGGAAATCAAGGCCCAGAAATCCCGGCTACGCAATCTTCAAATGCAAATACAGCCGCATTTTATAATCAATTCGTTAAATATGGTCTACAATCTATTAGAGAACAATGATCCTCAAACTGCAAAAAAAATGATCGTGCATTCCGTTGATTTCTATCGGTACATGGTAAAGGTGGATATTGATCTTGTCCCTCTGTACGAAGAAATCAGACACGTCAATACGTATCTTCAGATACAATCGATCCGTTATAAGAACAAATTCACCTATTCCATCGAAACCAGTCCGCTAATTGCGGACATGCTCGTGCCGCCCATGCTCATTCAAAACTTCGTGGAAAATTCGATTAAGTATGCCATACAAGCCGATAAAAACATTCATATTTCGGTCAACGTTGAATCATTCGAAGTCGACTTCTACCCTTATGCCAAGATTATCATTTCCGATACGGGATATGGCTACCCGGATCACCAACTCGAACGGTTGAATCAAGGCAGAGTCATCATTGACCAAAACGGCGAACATATCGGGATCCGTAACAGCGTGCAGCGCCTTTCCCTATTGTTCGAGGGGAAAGCGAAGTGGCGCTTCTTCAATCAAAACGGCGCAGTAAGCGAGCTCATTGTTCCCGCCCAATTCACCGAGCAAGTCGATTCCTTTCAGCTAGACGAAGAATAA
- a CDS encoding family 1 glycosylhydrolase yields the protein MLRKFPESFLWGASTAAHQVEGHNVHSDYWVMEKLEDSMFAEPSGSAVDHYRLYRGDIGLMAGLGLNSIASLLNGPESNQRKATSMKQP from the coding sequence ATGTTACGCAAATTTCCCGAGTCCTTTTTATGGGGGGCTTCGACAGCTGCTCACCAAGTAGAAGGACATAACGTTCATTCCGATTATTGGGTGATGGAAAAATTGGAAGACAGTATGTTCGCCGAACCATCCGGCAGCGCCGTTGACCATTATCGTCTGTACCGAGGCGACATTGGGTTAATGGCGGGACTCGGTTTGAATTCTATCGCTTCTCTATTGAATGGGCCAGAATCGAACCAGAGGAAGGCCACTTCGATGAAGCAGCCGTAG